Genomic window (Lycium barbarum isolate Lr01 chromosome 2, ASM1917538v2, whole genome shotgun sequence):
GAAGAAGCAAAAAGTGGACAAATTTGTAACTTTTGCTAGATATTTCTCCAAAAGCAAGGAGAAGCAAAAGGGTTAAATTTGTAACTTTTGCTAGGCCAAGAAATGGGCACTTTAGTGGGACATGTAGCACCAGGATTTGGCTTCTTTCTAATTGGTATTTGGCACTTGATTAATCATATTAGATTACATGCTTTACACCCAAAATCATACACTTCTTTGGCTTGGTTCCCAACTCCAAGAATTAGGTACTTAGAACTTTTCTTGATTATGGGGGGTTGTTTGGCCTCAATTTCAATGGAACTTTTTATTGGTCCAAAAAAACACCAACCTTTAGATATTGATGGAACTATTCCTTCTAACCATCTACACAACTTTGAACATTCAAACATCTCCTTAACTTTCTTTGTATATGCACTTTTCTCTATAATCTTTGACAAAATTAAACTTCCACCCCATGACAAATATGGGCTCACACAATTTCTTGGTGCTATTGCATTTGGTCAACAACTATTGCTTTTCCATCTTCACTCTGCTGACCATATGGGAGTTGAAGGACAATACCATTGGCTTTTACAAATAGCCATTTTTGTGTCTTTAGCGACTACACTTTTGGGAATTCCATTTCCTAagagtttcttgaatagttttgtGAGGTCTTATAGCATTATGTTCCAAGGGATTTGGCTTATGGTCATGGGGTTTATGCTTTGGACACCAAAATTGATCCCAAAAGGTTGTTTTATCAACTTTGAGGAAGGTCACAAAGTGGTTAGGTGCCAGAATCATGAAGCACTTGAAAGGGCAAAATCTTTAGTGAACATTCAATTTAGTTGGTATGTAGTTGGGATCACAATATTTTGTGTCACTCTTTACTTGGTTCTAATCAAGATTTTCCAAGAAAAAGTTGAGTACCAATCCTTGGATAGCAAATTTGAGGAACAAGAAGATGATTTGGAGGATGTTGAAGCTCAAAACAGTAGCAAAAATGGGGTTGAGTCAAATAGATTTCTTGAAATGGGAAAAATGTTCGCATCTACGTCAGATATGGAAAGGTGAAAATGAGAGAAATCATAATTGAAAATTAAATTAAGGTATGTGTACAAAAATAAAGATTTGGTTAGGTGGAatgtttttgtttatttttaaattttttttgttttgattaagCCTACAATAAAACAATTGTTGGCTTTGTTgaatcaaccaaaaaaaaaaaaaaaagagagggaaTTTGGTTCAAAATTTGTGTTGGTTGTATTGATGGTTTTAGTTTAGGTGATGCTTGTTATAAAGGGGGCATAAATATAAGAAACTTTTAGTATAGGTGGGGACTTTGGGAACTTAATCTTCTTCTCCATTGTTATTACGAAGTTGTAAATTTGTAATTAAAGGTCTTTTTATTCAGTTCATTTATTATTGGATTAATCACGTCATTGTAATTTGTTTTTCACATCTGTGCTACAACTTGCATGGTCTTAAATTTTTGGAACCACGACTTTTTGACATTAATGTTTCTTTCTATTTTTGTTTGTTCAGTTAGGAtttagaaaaaattaaaaattatgcCAATACGTTAAAGTTTAGAGAAGGTCGTGGTGAATTTATCATTTATGCAATTGTATAAGGGAAACAAAAATGACGCCTTTGAAAAGTAGCTAAAAGTAgctcttattaaaaaaaaaaaaaaaaatcacttgtcCATCATTAATTTTGTAACGAtttcaaataaaagaaaataatactTCTGGATCACTCTATTCATACTTTAAATTCTAAGAGTTTTAAAAAGGATTTATATTAATAATCAACCATTTCACTCGGTATTTAAAATTTTGAGTTGGATCAAATAACCTTTCTCTTAAAAGGAAATTGAATTAACTACTgctttcataatatcatatatttTATTTCCCAACGTCTAAAAGAATGCCCTTAGATTAATATTCGAATATTTAGTTACACACTTTTATTTTATGGGATTTTTATTGTTCTCCTTAACTATCTCCAAACGAAATTATTATGCTCAAAAGGATGAGGATAACTAATAGTGAAAGGAAATCAAGAATAGAATAAAGACTTCTTATATTTGTTTACGAGGTCATCTTACAATCAACTTTAGTCAACAAAAATAAGTTATTTATTTAAGTTTGTGCTGATCCTAATTGGATTCTGCAAGCTAAGAGTGATGTGATGAAGCTTTCTCaaacaaattaaaatatttgGATTAGGTTCTAATCTTCCattaattaaagataaagaacAAATTCCACTTTTCCTTGAACAATTTGCATATTGTTTAAAGGtataattgttttggaaaaaCAATAAACGCATGATTACACATTTGATCCCTCGACTAAATAGTCTATGTTTTAATGGAATACTTCACCTTGAGGAGAGATTTTTTGGAACGAATTCAAATTCAGGCCATGTTTTAAGCTCTCACGTGTCATTAaatcacttttgactttttgacACTTCTATCACTAGAGGTAACTTACAAAAATTTCTTTCTAACACTCGTTGTATGGTGTCACTTTCGTTTCTTCTTTGGCTTTTGTACGTGTGCTTGGATACTAATGTAAGAAAGGGATATCTAGAGCACGTTTGGattaactggaaaaaaaaaaagacttttaagTATAAACGCTTAAAATACTTTTaaaagtgctgaaagttattttataaataagcagttacgtgtttggataaaagtgtttAAAGAGTTTTTAAaagtaagggtagtattggaattaacagaaaatataatggataaaagggtaaagttgttggtcaaactaaaatggcttttaagccaaaaaaaaaaagttagggtTGAGCAATATCTTGGCTTTGGCGTATTTTAAGTATTTTTTAACTTCATTTAAGCTTTTTTCTATTTTTGCCAAAcacccaaataagttaaaaatggcttataagttggtttaaccaacttataagccaatccaaacaggctacTACTATACTCATCCCGTTTAAAAATAAGTGTCGTTTTAGCAAATTAATAAAATAtgtattaattttttttcaaaattattctTGCTCAAATGATCTAAATTCTTGAGTAGATCAAAATAGGTATAAATGGTAATCTAGTCAAATAACTCTTATAATTGAATATTATTTAAATAGTACTCTTAATGGGTGTATCAAAATCTCAAACGACATTTATTTTGAACTGTGGATGTATAAACAAAACCATGAGAAGAAAGTAAAGGTGTAGCATGGAATTCCCCAAAAAAATAAACTGTGGATGTATAAACAAAAccatgaagaagaagaaactAAAATTGAAAGTGTAGAATGGaattccccaaaaaaaaaaaaactatttttgcatttaataatctatatatataataaagctagacatagataaagtgatgtgacacctctatATGGCTACCATTCTTATTTATCTTgtatcttcctttttttttttttggcatattTCACCTACTTTTGCATTTTTTGTGGTTCGTGTCTTCTACTAATTAACGGACTAAAAAGCCTCATAAAGCCCACTTAAATGTAgcattaagagcctgtttggatgggcttatgcctataagttgtttgcagcttataagctaaaaaaaataagttggggtagtctaacttattttttttggcttataagctgttttcagcttataagctgctttagataagctaagtcaaatgggaccaattatttttttgagcttattttaagcacaaaatgactttaagctagccagccaaacactcaaaaaagctaaaaatagcttataagcaacttataagtcaatccaaacgggctctaagtatcCATCATTAAATCTCCGAATAATTCCACCTTAAACACTATTGTAACAGATTTGACATTCATTTTGCACTCAGAATATGAAGCAAAATAAGAATCAGCCGGTGCCTATTCAAGAAGCCCAAAAGTCTCATCATGAGATTTACCTTATACTATAAACTAGTGTTATTTGGCCCGTACTGAGCCCGAGCCAAAACTTCatttaaaatttatatttataacATTTTTCATGTGTTTTTTTCTGGCTATTCTtgtcttttattttgtttttgtaacACTATATTAGTTGTAAAGGTAATTTGACAATTTTTCAATGTTTCTAAAATATTGAATCACATAAAAGTTTTTCTAAGATCGAAAACATCATTTTTCTTAGAGTATATAGAGACTTTCTTTTTGTTTTCAAACAAATGCATGCACCAAAAACGCATGCACCAAAGTTCACTTTTTTATTATACTGAAATATTTGGGGTTAAAGtctttaatgattcaaattgagtTTTACCTATGTTGGAGTAACTTATTTATTTTCCTCAATTAAACTTATATTGGCTAACCCATTTttgggaaaaaaaataaaatatttatggtattCGGGTAATATAAAAATATTTGATGCTAATAAAAATaacatttaaaattaaattttaaaaaatcgtGATATGACGAAATACTTTTGTAGATATTCCTTCAAATTAAATCATACAAAAGGAATTGAAAAGTTAAtgaaatttttttgtttttcttactttaatctttccttttccttaaaaAGAGCATGTTAAGAAATTatgtattttttaattttctaaatttaatttatttttaaaaaacaattataTTGT
Coding sequences:
- the LOC132626043 gene encoding uncharacterized protein LOC132626043 — encoded protein: MGTLVGHVAPGFGFFLIGIWHLINHIRLHALHPKSYTSLAWFPTPRIRYLELFLIMGGCLASISMELFIGPKKHQPLDIDGTIPSNHLHNFEHSNISLTFFVYALFSIIFDKIKLPPHDKYGLTQFLGAIAFGQQLLLFHLHSADHMGVEGQYHWLLQIAIFVSLATTLLGIPFPKSFLNSFVRSYSIMFQGIWLMVMGFMLWTPKLIPKGCFINFEEGHKVVRCQNHEALERAKSLVNIQFSWYVVGITIFCVTLYLVLIKIFQEKVEYQSLDSKFEEQEDDLEDVEAQNSSKNGVESNRFLEMGKMFASTSDMER